One region of Oncorhynchus nerka isolate Pitt River linkage group LG22, Oner_Uvic_2.0, whole genome shotgun sequence genomic DNA includes:
- the LOC115104853 gene encoding proteasome activator complex subunit 1-like produces the protein MTSIDIRPESKKQVDDFCTQLTKEAETLVTSFFPQKIAEMETLLKTSLSTDGLAALKAPLDIPIPDPAKEEAKQKKKEEKEAKEGKKDKDSEKEDEDAGPPCGPIPCNERVESLLKEIKPQIQLLKEKLNTVSMWVQLQIPKIEDGNNFGVAVQEKVFELLTNTRTKIEEFQTQISKYYSERGDAVAKASKQPHVGDYRQLVHELDQYQYCELRIVVLEIRNTYALLFDIINKNYDKIKKPRGDCKALIY, from the exons ATGACTTCCATAGACATTCGCCCGGAGTCGAAGAAACAG GTTGATGATTTCTGCACTCAGCTCACTAAAGAG GCAGAGACCCTGGTCACATCATTCTTCCCTCAGAAGATTGCAGAGATGGAAACGCTGTTGAAG ACATCCTTAAGCACTGATGGCCTGGCAGCTCTGAAGGCCCCTCTCGACATCCCAATACCAGACCCGGCTAAAGAAGAGGCTAAGCAAAAGAAGAAAGAGGAG AAAGAGGCAAAAGAAGGGAAGAAAGACAAGGACAGCGAGAAAGAAGATGAAGACGCAG GGCCTCCCTGTGGTCCGATCCCCTGCAACGAGAGAGTGGAAAGTCTTCTAAAGGAGATCAAGCCTCAGATCCAGCTACTGAAGGAGAAACTGAACACA GTGTCAATGTGGGTGCAACTTCAGATTCCCAAAATTGAAGATGGGAACAACTTTGGGGTGGCTGTACAG GAAAAGGTGTTTGAATTGTTGACCAACACTCGCACAAAGATTGAAGAATTCCAGACACAGATCTCAAA GTACTACAGTGAGAGAGGGGATGCTGTTGCCAAGGCCTCAAAACAACCTCATGTG GGAGACTACAGGCAGTTGGTGCATGAGCTGGACCAGTACCAGTACTGTGAGCTTCGCATCGTGGTTCTGGAGATCCGCAACACCTAT GCCTTGCTGTTTGACATCATCAACAAGAACTATGACAAGATCAAGAAGCCCAGAGGGGACTGCAAGGCCCTCATCTACTGA
- the LOC115104852 gene encoding fat storage-inducing transmembrane protein 1-like, with the protein MDPKIKTNRTELIENDKGETTQMAKDQSRPVKLAMMVLNSVLVVVTDLWAGLLGSAVFRRHFHLLLSGVVLFGPALSLWVSKYSIFANKNHYLYRMFLRSGWAWTCVFTGSFVFVLSFSIRRSLSLSVRHLSRIATVGALWWGSRSLLTLLENMAGSCYEPMPATLVGGLNLGQGASVPGQSLLLLHEGERKASCLKAGMLWQGWEVSEDTLLLCLCCLLLAEETAVLGPYLALGGPSGPPLRLLFLLCVSLLGLWLFLLLCLLAYFPQFPSQLLGGALGCLGWRGLYQGWYRLQPSWCCPGWPGEGLLITTQREPYSERGVHDVWPKH; encoded by the exons ATGGATCCAAAGATTAAAACAAATCGAACAGAACTAATAGAAAATGACAAGGGAGAAACTACACAAATGGCTAAGGACCAAAGCCGACCGGTGAAGCTTGCCATGATGGTCCTAAACTCTGTTCTGGTGGTTGTTACAGACCTTTGGGCTGGACTGCTTGGCAGCGCCGTATTCAGACGCCATTTTCACCTCCTGTTGTCGGGCGTGGTTCTGTTTGGACCAGCCCTGAGTCTGTGGGTGTCCAAGTACAGCATCTTTGCAAACAAGAACCACTACCTCTACAG GATGTTCCTGCGATCGGGCTGGGCCTGGACCTGTGTTTTCACTGGCTCCTTCGTCTTcgtcctctccttctccatccgtcgatccctctctctctccgttcgccATCTCTCACGGATAGCCACTGTGGGAGCACTGTGGTGGGGCTCTCGCAGTCTCCTGACTCTGCTGGAGAACATGGCAGGCAGCTGCTACGAGCCCATGCCTGCTACCCTGGTTGGGGGCCTGAACCTTGGCCAGGGAGCCAGTGTCCCAGGGCAGTCCTTACTCCTGCTCCATGAGGGCGAGCGCAAGGCCTCCTGCCTGAAAGCGGGCATGCTGTGGCAGGGCTGGGAGGTCTCGGAGGACActcttctcctctgcctctgcTGCCTGCTCCTGGCCGAGGAGACTGCAGTGTTGGGGCCCTACCTAGCCCTGGGAGGGCCCTCGGGGCCCCCGCTGCGCCTGCTCTTCCTACTCTGTGTCTCGCTACTGGGTCTGTGGCTGTTTCTGCTGCTCTGTCTGCTGGCTTACTTCCCGCAGTTCCCCTCCCAGCTTCTGGGGGGAGCTCTAGGGTGTTTGGGCTGGAGGGGGCTGTATCAGGGTTGGTATCGCCTGCAGCCCAGCTGGTGCTGTCCTGGGTGGCCTGGAGAGGGACTTCTCATCACAACTCAGAGAGAGCCGTACAGTGAAAGGGGTGTTCATGACGTGTGGCCAAAGCATTGA